The DNA sequence GGCATGAGCACAAAGAGATGTTAAAATGATATACtataactacatttaaaataaaaaagctggtGACACTTGGTGCAGTATTAACCAGGAATTTAGTCATAATACAAACCTTGACTTTCTAAATATCTGGCTAAACATGATTTGGCTCAGCTCATATATATTCTATAAAACTGAAGATAAGAATATATTACCCTTCTGCCTGAGTTGTCATGTGTGCATGGAATGTGACATTTCATCATCACACTGCCTTCATCACACTGCCTCAGGTAGTTAGTCGGTGCCTTTGCTGTAAAGCGGCTATGAACAGAGTTGCAAACATTCAGGAATGAAAATCACAAATTGCATTATGCTTTATTTGACAGAAAGAGCAAACTTGACCTGTGCTTGCCAATCATAATTAAGTGCTATAAGCCATGGAAGGTAGCACTTTGGAAGACTGTAGATAATTTGgtgtaatttacaaaaaaggttCAAACAAGACCCATGTTGTAGAATCTTTAATTATCTCTGGTAAAATATGCCCATCACAGTCGCGTGCAGTGTAGGTGCCTCGTATAGATGCTTGGTGAAGCCCTTATTGAGCAACTCATCATTTTCATCTCTACAAATATACACATACTGTCAGCAGTAGTCATATACCTCATGAGAACATAGGAAGAACATAGACCATAAATGCTCCCATGTTCAAGAAGATTTGGGGATGTAATATGGAATGCCCTACACATCGTTTATGGCTACTTGTGAGTTTGGGAACATGTGATTATTTGGGTGTATGCATTTCCTATGTGGCTGACCTGAAATTGAGAAATTACAGTTAGAGGATCTTAAAGTAAGCAAGGCAAGGTGGAGGGTGAGGGTGAGGGAGGATAACACTGGAGGCCAGTGCTGATTGAAGAAATACAACATCATGACAGAAACCAGTTGCAATTGAAGGAATAGGCCTGAACCTCTGATGATGTCTATGCACAAAGGGGCCAAAAATAACAGGTGACCACGGGGGCATGGCCCCTTGaagtagcagcagtagttgtagtagtatcTTACTGTGCAGGGAGGTGCTATATGACAGTAAAGCCTGCCATCTGGTGTCAGAACGTGAGTACTACACAGGAGAGTTGCACCACACTGGGCTGTATTCACAAGGTTCCACAGAAACAAGCCCAAATGTCTTTTCCAGTGGCTCcttatataattttattagctGTTTTGAGGGTGAAACacttacaaaaatacacaacttCAGAAAAACTGTTCATCCTGAAATAGAGACTGAAATCAAGGCCAGTGTGTTCTCTATGGGCCACAATGGCAAGCTgaacaataaacacacaggaaatgaATAGAACTAAATAAATGGAAAACTAAAAATGGCAATCCTTTAAATGATGGAAGCAGATTaagtataaatataatttactgcTTCCAATCTAAGGCAATAAAGGCATCTAAAATCTCTCGATAACCTGTCCCCATGATTTCCTATGTTTACCTTATCCTGGAGGTGCCCAGACAGTCAGGAAAGGTAAAGAAGCTGTCTCCACAGGTCGGCTGTTCAAAATGTAAATCTGGAGTTTGGTATATCCTCAATGCAAGCTTTGTGAAGCTGCACAGGTATCACTACAAATCCCGTTGTTTTCATGCATGTctttatacaattattttagatttgttttacatttatacagGCAGTTTTATAAACATTAGTTCATATAAACATGTATTGAGTAgagaaagtttaaaatgttgaagaaaaactataaatttaaatacaaagagTCTCGGAATGACAAGGTGCAATCAGTTCATTCTTCTTTTAgagcttgtttgttttctttatttttacacaaatttatatatttttttgctttgattACTTTCTACTTCAGATGAAGACTGAAATAAGTGATAATCATGTGTCTGGATATTCAAGACATGGAGGCACCCTGATGTGACATGCCTGCTTTGGGCTGATCTGTCTACTAATTACAGCCTAGGTCTTAGGTGGGAGGTACTTGCGTggtggggattttttttttttttttaatgatgtgaGCAGTAGATATGGTATAAATACCCACATCATTGGACTGGAAGGCAGCATATCCTCAGTTGTGCTCTCACCCTAAGGATATACAGCAGCACCGGGAGCTCACTGGTGCTGAAGAGTTTGTTTTCCCACCTTTGGATGCTGGTACGTGTGCTTTCTCTTCCCATCTTAACAACTCTGTCTGTGGAGGAGTGTAGTGAACATCTAGGCTTGATCTAGGCCTCCACAGGTTCCCTTGGAAGGCTGAGGATGGGAGGCAGATTCTGACTGGTCTTGGGACCAAAATTTAGGACACCAGAGTCCTAAATTTTGAATGCTCTGATTGAGTCAAAAGCTTCAATCTTCACCTGTTACACTAACTTTTTTGATATCCATTGAAGTTCTGTAATGATGTACAATATATACACTTAGCTAGTAAATTTTAAGTTCTGTAAAATAATCAGAACATTTCTTAAACTGTACCTTGAGAGATTGGTTGTAATAACTGTCCCCTCATTTCTTTTGCAGGTTTGAACTTGCAAGATGGATATTCGAGTTGTGagcatcctcctcctcatggCGACCTTGACAGCAGCCCATGGGAAGGGGTATGTGGTGAAGAAGGTAGTGCCCTACTCTGTGAAGAGCCACGGTAAGGAATCACAGGCTCATGCTCTCTACACAGTGTCTTTTTGACAATAGGTCATGCAAGCATTTATCTTTTCTGTCCTCACCAATGTAGcccataaagtttttttttcttctctaaagAATTTTTCTTGAGCAACATTTTGTGACAGTTTAGACTTACCAGAATCATCTCTTAGGAAATAAGCATCTTTGTTGAAGCCGAAGAGAGGAGCATAAGTAACCAGAAGCTGCACTTTGCTTTGAAAAGTGACTCCATCTTGCTCTAAAACCATCTtgtgctctgattggctgcagcAGTGTGCCTGCTTCTCCAATCATAGTCCACTGAGATCTCGGATTTGAATAAATACTCGCATTTACAGAGCTCGCATTTGCTCAGTGCAGAGTTTTTGAGTTTTCTCTTAGTGGAAGTCTTAGGcttcaacaaatgttttttccttgtgtACATTGTAGTTTTGactgcagttttttcttttattctgtcAGGGCAGTAAGTTTagcatttataataattttttttaagttgtgatCTTCATGTTAACACAGCAGGAACTTCTTTAAACATCTAAAATCGAACATTGTGTTCAGCCTATGTCATTGAACTACAGTTGCATTCAGTGCATTCATTCCAGTCaagttttctttaaatctaAATTGATTTACCACGTTTTAAAATCAGCAATTGCACAGCGGTCTGCAGTGTCTGCTAAAATGCAATACAAAACATGAAAtgggtaaataaaacacaattctacttttatttgaGAAAGTAGCTGTTAGtgaattatttttagattaaaattgACAATTATAGTCCAGTCACCCAGCAGTGTGGTTTGCTTGGGTGTGCCTGCATACACAGAAGCAGAAACATCTGTTTGGCTTTCTCCAAACTTGGCTTCAGTTGCCCAAGCAGTGAGCCTTTAACACTCAAACACATGTGACCACATTAAGgcagcaaataaaataaaagatccCTTTCATTTAGATCTACTGTTTCACAAGTAGGTCACAAGATATCTCTTAAAGCTCTTTAAAGTAAGATATAATTATAGCAATCAAATATGTTATTAGAAacataaaattgtttaatttggaattaatttgtacatttactacagcataaataaatggttaataaaataaatatataaatattttatatatgtgtgttaaaacattttaatataaaaatgggAAACCAAATTTGGACACAATTATTCTAATATGAAGGATATGAAACTTTGAACCAAGAGGACTTTTATAAACTATTCCCAGTGAATCTGCAACCTGCAGTCAGACCTAAAAGTAAATCAATTGTTTCATGAGAATAAAACTTGCTCTAGCTCCAATAATGGAATCATGAAATTTAAACTAATCagtagttattttttaattgcatcTGCCGTTGTTTTAAGATGCAATacacaaaagcagcaaatgaaGCCACATTCATGACAGCACTCTTTTCAATTTCACTTCAAATTTGGTTGTTGAACTACCATATTTGAGTCAAGAGGACACTGGCAGAACCAAATCGTTCTCACAGGGCAGTACGTTTAGCAAGTTTAAACTGTATAGACGTATTCTAGGAGTTTATGAGTACAGTGCCCAGATAAAATGTGGGCATTCCCATTGCAATGTGATGtacacattttgaaatatacatttaatccATTTAATTCAAGTTCTAACAGTTCTAAGGAGTTTTCGTAATTTCCTACACAGTAGTACATTACAACAACACACAAGTCCACAGTTTAGTGCATTTACATTCTgaatctttgttttcttgtttgtttctttgtgattatttaatttatttatttattaccttCTGCTTGTTGTATTGACACTAATGATGTCACTCTTTCACTCCTAACAGTGATGTCAGTGGCAGGTGAGCCTGGTCCTCCAGGTGAGCCTGGCCCTGAGGGACCTCCTGGCCCTCCTGGTGAACCAGGTGAGAGTGCTGAAGGTCTGCCTGGACCACAAGGACCTCCTGGACCACCTGGACCTCCAGGCCGCTCCATCGCTGGCAAGCCAGGATCCCCAGGTGGACATGGAAAACCTGGCTCTCCTGGAGCACCTGGGGAGAAGGGAGACACCGGAGCCACTGGGCCACAGGGACCTAGGGGAGTCCCTGGATCTCCTGGAAGCCCTGGACCTGCTGGCCTCTCTGCTACTGGCAAGCCTGGACCTACAGGCTTTCCTGGAGCAGCAGGACCTAGAGGAGAGCCTGGTCTAAAAGGACATCCAGGTGTACCTGGACTGCCAGGTGCTAAGGGTGATAGAGGGTATGGGGCTCCTGGACCTCAGGGTGAGAGAGGACCACAAGGACCTATGGGCTCAACTGGAGCACCAGGTGAGCCTGGAGTTGGAAAGCCAGGAATTCCAGGTGCACCAGGTGAGGCAGGAAAGTCAGGTAGCCCAGGTAGAGATGGTGCACCTGGTCCCATGGGACCACAGGGCCCTAAGGGACACACTGGTGCCCCAGGTGTAGGTCTTCCAGGGAAATCAGGGGAAAATGGTGCTCCAGGTCTGCCTGGACCAGTTGGTCCTAAAGGCCACCAAGGACCTGCTGGAGCCCCTGGCGCCCCTGGAGTCCCCGGATATGGAAAACCAGGTGCAAATGGAGAGAAGGGAGAAAGGGGAGCTCAAGGTAGCCCAGGTGCCACAGGTGCAAAGGGTGAGCAAGGCCCAACAGGATATACTGGTGCTACTGGTGCTACTGGTCCCACTGGTCCTGCTGGACCTCAGGGTGCAAGAGGTTTCCCAGGTGAGGCTGGTGCTGTTGGCCCTAAAGGTGATGCAGGTCCAGCTGGGCCTGAAGGGCCTAAGGGAAACAAGGGAGATCAGGGAGCACAGGGTTTTCCTGGTAAGCAGGGTTATACAGGTGCCGCTGGTCCTCCTGGACCAAGAGGAGCCACTGGACCTGCAGGTGACAAAGGTGACGGAGGGGCCCCAGGTACCCCAGGTGCCCCAGGTATTCCAGGACCTGCTGGGCCCAAAGGTCATCCTGGGCGTGCTGGTGAGCCAGGTTCCTCTGGTTCTGACGGTGCTCCAGGTCCCAGAGGACCTGCTGGGCCACAAGGTCCTGCTGGTGCTACTGGTGCTAAGGGACACCCAGGTCTCCCTGGTCCTCCTGGCCCTTCTGGTTTGGCTGCTAAAGGTATTGTCGGACCTCAGGGTCCCCCTGGTTTGCCAGGTGAGCCTGGCTCTGATGGAGAGCCTGGCCCAGCTGGACCTCCTGGTCCCCCTGGTCCTCCTGGTGAGGTTATGTTTGAAAAGGGCAAAGGAGTGGAAGAACTTATGGTGAAATCGCCCATGTCTGCATTCACTGCATCCCTGGTCACTCCCTACCCTGCTGCTGGCAGCCCCATTAAGTTTGATCAGATAGTGTACAATGCTGAGAATCATTATGATCCTGAGACTGGCATTTTCACCTGCCAGGTTCCTGGAGTTTACTATTTTGCCTACAGCATCCATGTTAATGGAGCTCATGCCCTGGTGGCTCTCTACAAGAACGGTGAACCTGTTATGTTTACCTATGATGAGTACAACAAGGGCTTCCTGGACCAGATGTCTGGTAGTGCTGTCCTATTGCTCAATGAGCAGGACACAGTCTACATCCAGATCCCAGATGATGAGGCCAATGGTGTCTTTGCTGCCGAGCACGTCCACTGCTCTTTCTCTGGGTTCCTCATTGCTTCGACGTGATAGGTTGATACAGTAGTTCCCAAAAGGCAACCAACTAAATTTGCAATCTATTTCTCAAACAAAAGTAAACTCCCTGCTCATTTTTCCTCAAATAAACAGACAGGCAGTTCACACTTCTTTGAGGAATAGAAGCATCTCGACTTgaaaaatacaagaaatagGTGCTTAGAAGAAGGAAAactaatttataaaaacaggTGACCAGGGATGGGGAAAGCAATCCGTAAAGTTATCAGTGAGTTTTTGTAATGAAGACAACATGTGAAATTGTTATAACTGTGTTGTGACCTGGTTTATCTTTTCCAATCTGTTCCTTTTATACTGATTTCAACTGGTGACTCTTAATTTAgtgatctttttgttttgtttgtttgtttttgtacaaccttgtttttgtttgggcAACCAATAATCTTATCTTATTAAACAGACACCAATACTTTCTGTGCAACATGTTGTAACTAATGTCCTTGTATGTGACTTGAATATTATGAAATAGTCAAATTGACTGTTGAAATAAGTCAAAAGAACAGTGtcatacaaaacacaaattgtttaCCGGCAACATCATTATATCCCTGAACGTGCATTATGTCATGTAAAGCATAATGACCAAAATAAAAGATGTCttaacaaatattttgtctctggtgcatttttttaatggtaACCAAATGAATATTAAGTGAAGACACATTAGCTGCTATACACTGGTGTTTCTTTCAAAAACATCGGGTGACTATCTATTTAATCTATCctttatgaaaaacatttatacatagAAAGAAAGAAGCACCTCTTTTGATGTTGTGGGTGCCAAGTACATTTCAGCTTCAGTTAGCTTGAACATGAGTCTAGGAGAGGAATGGTTTGTGACATTATTTTTTGCAATATAGCAAAACTTAAGAGGTACATTTATATGCTATATATTATAACTTTGCTGTTGAGAACCAAGAAATTAATATTCTTTGCAACACATCTGCTAAAACATAAATGGCATAAATAAATCAGACTGGATTCTAGCATAAACTGCCTCATGAGATTAACTTTTATGAGCTGCGTCATCATAATAGGAAGAGGTAGCAGAAGTACATATATTAAATACTGCAAGTACCTACTTAAAAAATTACtatgggggcctggtgactcagtggtagagcattgggttgggatgcagaaggccaccccaccaggtgtggccccgctcAGCtgccaagggccaccttggtactggtcccaagcccggataaaatgggagggttgtggcaggaaaggcatccggtgAAAAACActtgccaaatcaatgtgtggaacatgttccgctgtggtgacccctgaagggacaagcatCAACCTAACTGTGTCTGACAGCAATaacaacaatatattttaaacactgtggaACCTGATGTTGTTGATAATATAAACATGTCCAGGTTTGCTAGACACATATAAAAAATAGCcaataaataatgtttctggAACAATGTTCAGGCCCTGTATTATCACCAGAATATTCTGAAAGTACTGAGACGTCGCCTACACATTATGCAGAATGCCACTTCAGAGTCATATGTTGTATTATCAGATCATACTTCATAACGACTAATGTTAAAGGTGGTACATTTGGggctgattttaaacatttatggaCTGTGCCAGGTGGGTGTCATCCTTAACCATACAACATAAATTATTtagttgattatattttgtattcatCTACATCTGCAAAGTATTGTAGCTATTAAATGAGGCTATCAAAGAAATGTCAGAGTAAAAAAGTACAGCAATTCCCTCTGAATGTtggtggagtaaaagtaaatgcttacagtataataatataatacagcATCACCACTAGTCACAAAAGCCATATTTCctaatatactgtatctttatGTTCTATTTAGAAGGGATTATGATCCTATTTACGTGAATTACGTAAATTAGTAACACCTCAGTGTAAAAGTAATTCATAAACATGTctaatatacaaataaaaacattaacatcacaATCTACTTAAAGCCCAAATTCTTTGTCTTAGTTTATAATAGAGGTAATTTGGTTAAACTTTGTTTAATGTCTGCATCATGTGAGCaaaatataaatagaaaaatacagaatattagCTCAGGACCAACGGTGGATACTGTACTTTACTTCATGTTTCCTTACAAACCAGTTGACATACAGTActacagtacttaagtaaatgtgttAAGTTTCTTCACCAGCTCCTGTTGAGATGGATGAAGACATTTCAATCTCTCCTCACGCATCCACTGGTCATCTAATTGGCACCCAAAGTTTACTAAAACTACTCTACCGTGCAAGCCTGAATGTGGGTGTGCTGGAAATAGAGTGTGGGATGAGGGATAAGGAGGAAGCTTTGGCCGGGCAGCAGCTGTTTGATCTCCCTTGTGAGAAAGAGTGGGACGGTGGTTAGGTGAGGGGCCCAAGGGACGGAACAGAGCGGGAGCTGGTTGAAGAAAACCACTGGAGATTGCCGTCGGATGGGACTGCTATATAGAGATAGTCTGCGGTTGGTGCATGCGATGTCACAGACAGGGACACAGATGGAGCCCTGCCTCTGGTCATCTCCACAAGCCACACTCCAAAATTATTTGTTACCCCTAGAGgaatattttcactttgatttatttttgtgtttaagaaGACTCAcctgtttgtaatttttttaatgtatctaCATTTGTGTATGCGTATCTTAAAAGAAACGTAGGAAGGAAGAAAGTGGCATGAAAACCCACTGAGGAGAAAAGAGAGCAGTGTGTGGCACGATGGGACACTTAATGTGATCTCCATGTGAGGCACACTGAGGGCCAAAGTGGGCAGTGAATCCCTCAACAACCTGACCAAGATGAATTTGAAGACCAGGaagcagaaatagaaatattatgTGTTAAACACACCCTTCTTGTGGTGTCCAGAGCTGAAGTATAGGGTTAAACTGGCCGCAGAGGAAATAGATGGGTTGAAATGAGCATGGGTACAGCTGTGGGCAGCTAAAAGCACCCTGGAGAATTTTGCTGAAATCTCTTCTACTCTTAAAAAGATTCTGGTGTTTTTATGGGTTTCTGAAAGGACATGTCAATGGTGAGTGCAGGCATCATTTAGGTATGTGATAATAAAGCTCTGGacagtataaaaatgtttgtcatgcaTGGTGCAAAAACCAGCAGCTCTGTCAGTGAATCTCATCACAAAATGATGTTTTGGTTGATCCCTTAGTACATCAGTCATTTCCTAAAATACTGTAGGACTGCAAGCACATCTGACTTTGTCCTTCTGTAAATTTGGCTGATTTAGAGAACAAACTATAGCTAAGTGTTAAAGGCACATATATTCTGGATGCACTGAAGCCTAAAATGGGAAGCTCAACACTTATATTGTTGACTTCACTCAAATTCAATCAAACGTTTCAAGTGGAGCAGTAGTTTCTTAAGACTTTATTCAAGTTTTAGCATGTTAATGTTACTAGTTTTAATACTTCACTTACAGCTTAATGTGCTCTACATGAGTTTTTATACGTAAAAGCACCACATGAGGGTACTGTAAACCAAATAATTCATGTGTGTGTCCTCTAGTGGCTGATAAAATATTACACCCATATGATCTACAGAAATGTTTGCTAGACACTAATAAACTAACTCTCCCTATTCATTCAGTGTCCCAATGAAACTGAACTCTGTAATGATATTTTGTATGTTAAATAAAGTGAAGCTTTATTATGTATTAAAAAGATGTTCAAACATTaaactcattttaatttgaacGTTAAATTGTTTCTAAGCTGGACAGTGTATATATACCAAGGTGTCATCTGTGACTTTAAATTTTTTCACCCAGTCTACTCCCCCTCAGATTTCCATTTAATGTTTGCACTGATTTTCTATCtcaaacattcatttttcatttaaccGCCTTCTGCAATCATATTGCACGGTTCGTTTCTACCAATTTTAACTTTCTCAGATATATTAGGTATGCGTGTTTCCTGACACACCATGGGCTCATAGAAACATTTCAGTCTACTACATCTGTGCATCTTTGTGGAATGACAAACCTTTGTGAATGTTAATGCAAAGTTTGATTAAAACATCTCCCAATTTTATTCAATCTTACAAAtggtgaaaaacaagaaaacttcATTTACAATGGGTAATCTGTTAAAAACTTCAGTCATTTAGGTACATCTCAGTCATAAAACCAGAAATATCAAAGTCTATACAACGTGCATTACTACAGAAGTTTGAAATAGTGGAATCTAATGGAAAGTGATGAGCACCTATGGTTTTGACAACTAAATCTAGAATGGTTGTGTCCACAGGAGCGTTGAGCTTAAAGAGTTGTAAACAACTGTGCACTGCAAAGACAACATTTAGGACTTGGTTTAGAATGTTCCCTTTAAATATCACAATGTGTCAAATCTTGCAGACACAGCTTTAGCTGCTACATCAAATTGCCCAGCACCAAATACTTCGATTAAATATGTCAAATTCAGCAACGTGTCAACACAGTCATGGTATCATGtagaaaaacattcacacacatacgcacCTTCACACTCACCCACATCACAAATGCAAGCACCAATGAGCAGTGAGGAAGCAGCACACTCTCCATTACACCCCCTGTCCATCACTGCCAGGGACACCGCAGTCATTCTGGATGAGATGGTTGCAGAATAGTaaacaaacaccaacaaaaaaaaataaacaaaaaatcccTGGTTTTAGACAAGTCCTCGCATTCCTTCAGACAGGCTTCATCGTCTCCTTCATTCCGGTGTCTCGTTCAGCAGGATTACTCAGCGGCAGCCGGGGCGTCTGGACTGGCTGCAGTCTCTGGTTCAGTGGGTGAAGCTTCAGCCGGTTTCTCGTTTTCTCCTGCTGCCTctgtcttctcttcctcctcaggCTTTGGCTCCTCAGCTGCAGCCTCCTTGGTTCCCTCTTCACCAGCCTCAGCTGGCTTGTCCTCAATGGTAGCCGCTTCCTCCGATGCGGCCTTCTCTCCTTTGGctggttctgctgctgctgctgctccttccTCTGCCGCCTCCTCAGACTCTTTCTTGGTTTTCTTGAAAGAGAAGCCACTAAGCTTGAAGGAGGGTTTCTTGAAGGAGAAAcgctttttcttttgcttgcCATCCTCGCTGGTGGAAGGAGTGCCTTCTTCTGGTTTGGCAGAAGCCTCACCATTTGTAGCAGCTGGCTCATTCTCCCCTTTAGCCTCGGCTCCCTCTACTTTCTCACCTTCTTCTTTTGGTGCCTCCTCAGTAGGAGTGCTACCATTGGCTTGAGCGTCAGCCTTGTTGGCCTCCTCTCCAGCTGGAGAGGCATCTCCATTAGTCTTGGCATGACCGTTCTCCTGAAAAGAACGAAATAATTAATTCTTTAAAGCTTTTGCTTGTAATCTCGATGTTAACGTGTGTGTGCAGGAATATTGCATGCAAATTCTCCAGAGCTGacatttaatcaaatttatagtaataataatctGGAAGACACCCTAAACCTGCAGCATCTGTTACTAGGAGAGTGACGACAGATCTGTAGCTTTCAGCAGTAGGCCAGTCGGTGAGACAGAAGTGCCGCCGGCATCCAGCAGGTGGCGTTTAACGTTGAGTCAGTGGAAACAACATAGGAATTTTGgaatttcccccttttttttttttaattacttgtATAACGAACCggtatgttttattataatttatgcAATTCTCTCTTACCATCATCTGTGTTATAATTCTACAATGTGTTGATAATGTGGGTTGGATGTGTACAAAAACGTGGCTCCTTTCTTGATCCTGGCAACAAAGGCGTGGTATCGTTCTTAAAATGGCCATGCCACCGAGAGGGTCCAGAGACCCCCGCTGCACACATTTCaaccaaataaattaaaagagcCGCAATGTGTAGTAATCTGATGCCCCCGAGTGTTCATGGTAAATCAAAATTAccatttatagtttatttttcacattcaccTAATCTGAAATTAATTTGCAATATGCAACGTATcgatttaaataaattaaaagctgAATCAATGTAGCGCTGAAAAATGCACAGAGTGTAACAATGCATCCCAGGTGAAAATGGATACATGTGGCCACTTTCCCTGAAAGCCGGTGAGCGTGGGCTGCGCTACAGAGAACATGGAGCACGCCATCGACGCAACACATTGCTAAATTGAGACAGACACATTTCTGCAGTTCGCAATTAGGAATTAAATAATTCCGACATCATTTACCTGTCCGTTTGTCTTTGCTGCAACAGCTGCACCGTCTGCTGGCTTTTCTACCGCTGCTTCCTCTTTTCCAGCGGTTTTGGAGATTTGTGCTCCCATGCTTTTGGTCCAACAAAGGAACCCCAACCGATCAAATGAATGAACA is a window from the Channa argus isolate prfri chromosome 16, Channa argus male v1.0, whole genome shotgun sequence genome containing:
- the col10a1a gene encoding collagen, type X, alpha 1a, which gives rise to MDIRVVSILLLMATLTAAHGKGYVVKKVVPYSVKSHVMSVAGEPGPPGEPGPEGPPGPPGEPGESAEGLPGPQGPPGPPGPPGRSIAGKPGSPGGHGKPGSPGAPGEKGDTGATGPQGPRGVPGSPGSPGPAGLSATGKPGPTGFPGAAGPRGEPGLKGHPGVPGLPGAKGDRGYGAPGPQGERGPQGPMGSTGAPGEPGVGKPGIPGAPGEAGKSGSPGRDGAPGPMGPQGPKGHTGAPGVGLPGKSGENGAPGLPGPVGPKGHQGPAGAPGAPGVPGYGKPGANGEKGERGAQGSPGATGAKGEQGPTGYTGATGATGPTGPAGPQGARGFPGEAGAVGPKGDAGPAGPEGPKGNKGDQGAQGFPGKQGYTGAAGPPGPRGATGPAGDKGDGGAPGTPGAPGIPGPAGPKGHPGRAGEPGSSGSDGAPGPRGPAGPQGPAGATGAKGHPGLPGPPGPSGLAAKGIVGPQGPPGLPGEPGSDGEPGPAGPPGPPGPPGEVMFEKGKGVEELMVKSPMSAFTASLVTPYPAAGSPIKFDQIVYNAENHYDPETGIFTCQVPGVYYFAYSIHVNGAHALVALYKNGEPVMFTYDEYNKGFLDQMSGSAVLLLNEQDTVYIQIPDDEANGVFAAEHVHCSFSGFLIAST
- the marcksb gene encoding myristoylated alanine-rich protein kinase C substrate b; translated protein: MGAQISKTAGKEEAAVEKPADGAAVAAKTNGQENGHAKTNGDASPAGEEANKADAQANGSTPTEEAPKEEGEKVEGAEAKGENEPAATNGEASAKPEEGTPSTSEDGKQKKKRFSFKKPSFKLSGFSFKKTKKESEEAAEEGAAAAAEPAKGEKAASEEAATIEDKPAEAGEEGTKEAAAEEPKPEEEEKTEAAGENEKPAEASPTEPETAASPDAPAAAE